A region of Spiribacter roseus DNA encodes the following proteins:
- a CDS encoding TlpA family protein disulfide reductase, giving the protein MSAGVRTALTVLMAALIGAGGGILAVLWLQGSGESETTRPAFSLEMLDDGPRSIEEWDGEVIVLNFWATWCAPCREEIPLFSRLDQAFSARGVQFLGVAIDDPEAIRGFLANVEMGYPSFYGMESAIDVAADYGNPRGTLPYTVVIDRDGTIVERFSGQIHEPDLRPVLNDLTDTQG; this is encoded by the coding sequence ATGAGCGCCGGCGTGCGCACGGCATTGACGGTGCTGATGGCGGCACTGATCGGCGCCGGCGGCGGTATTCTGGCGGTGCTGTGGCTACAGGGCTCGGGCGAGTCCGAGACCACCCGCCCGGCCTTCAGCCTGGAAATGCTCGACGACGGACCGCGTAGCATCGAGGAATGGGACGGCGAGGTGATCGTCCTCAACTTCTGGGCGACCTGGTGCGCGCCCTGCCGCGAGGAAATCCCCCTGTTCTCGCGCCTCGACCAGGCCTTCTCGGCCCGGGGCGTGCAGTTTCTGGGCGTGGCCATCGACGACCCCGAAGCCATCCGCGGGTTTCTTGCCAACGTCGAAATGGGCTATCCCAGCTTCTACGGCATGGAGTCGGCGATCGACGTGGCGGCCGACTACGGCAACCCGCGCGGCACGCTGCCCTACACCGTGGTCATCGATCGTGACGGCACCATCGTCGAGCGCTTCAGCGGCCAGATTCACGAGCCGGATCTGCGCCCGGTCCTGAACGATCTCACGGACACACAGGGGTGA
- the dsbD gene encoding protein-disulfide reductase DsbD, translated as MSNTRTRQLALAMGLWLLAAMTPATAQSSLGDLFGDGGSSGSTLPVQEAFAIDVQADGDGPASIRIDIADGYYLYRDSVSATHLGADGDGGAARDNGESLALAFPDGPIHEDEFFGRQPIYRQPVEIPLTGDAPVSAGTSIAITFQGCSDAGVCYPPYRATGQVGDAALDYTINPQAVRLEAGSSSTASGETPTASSREAPAGAGGGEAGRLEGLLNTASLPAILAGFFAAGLLLAFTACLYPMIPILSGLIAGDPHRSGSLRALTLSLVYVESTAITYALAGMAAGMTGAAVQADLQSPWVLGSFAAVFVVLALGMFGAFELRLPTALQTRLTALSNRQRGGTVLGVALMGVLSTLIVGACSGPALIAALVFIGSTGDAWLGGLALFTLANGMGLPLLLIGTAAGRWLPRSGPWMNVVRAIFGVGFLAVALWTLERFLPGTVTLALWGLLLIGCGVWLGGLERSDGTAGNRQRAARTLGLAALIWGTVSLIGAASGGDNVMRPLAGLALSGGASEQSQAMTFRDIDSVDDLESALAEARAADRPVMIDIYADWCVYCVQLEERTFTDPAVQDAVADAVRLRADVTDMAPRHRRLMDRLDVYLPPAIIFYGPEGNERRDARVVGFLRPQPFIERARSGLAGLSG; from the coding sequence ATGAGTAATACCCGGACCCGACAACTCGCCCTGGCCATGGGCCTGTGGCTGCTCGCGGCTATGACGCCCGCCACGGCCCAGTCGAGCCTTGGCGATCTGTTTGGTGATGGCGGATCATCCGGGTCGACCCTGCCGGTGCAGGAGGCGTTCGCGATCGATGTGCAGGCCGACGGGGACGGCCCGGCATCGATCCGCATCGACATCGCCGATGGCTATTACCTGTACCGCGACAGCGTCAGCGCGACGCACCTCGGCGCCGATGGCGACGGCGGCGCCGCCAGGGACAACGGCGAGTCCCTGGCCCTGGCCTTTCCCGACGGACCGATCCACGAGGACGAGTTCTTCGGCCGTCAGCCGATCTACCGCCAGCCCGTAGAGATCCCGCTGACCGGTGACGCGCCGGTCAGTGCTGGCACATCCATCGCGATCACCTTCCAGGGCTGTTCCGACGCCGGCGTCTGCTATCCGCCCTATCGCGCAACCGGTCAGGTCGGCGATGCGGCGCTGGACTACACCATCAATCCTCAGGCCGTGCGTCTGGAAGCCGGGTCATCGAGCACCGCATCGGGCGAGACACCCACGGCCAGCTCCCGCGAGGCGCCGGCCGGTGCCGGCGGCGGCGAGGCGGGCCGACTCGAGGGGCTGCTCAACACCGCCAGCCTGCCCGCCATCCTTGCCGGCTTTTTCGCCGCCGGGCTGCTGCTCGCCTTTACCGCCTGCCTGTACCCGATGATCCCGATCCTCTCGGGACTGATCGCCGGCGACCCCCATCGCAGCGGCAGCCTGCGCGCGCTGACACTGTCCCTGGTGTATGTCGAGTCCACCGCGATCACCTACGCCCTGGCGGGAATGGCCGCCGGCATGACCGGCGCCGCGGTCCAGGCCGACCTGCAGTCGCCCTGGGTGCTGGGCAGCTTTGCCGCCGTGTTTGTCGTGCTGGCGCTGGGCATGTTCGGGGCCTTCGAGCTGCGCCTGCCCACGGCCCTGCAGACCCGCCTGACGGCACTGTCCAATCGCCAGCGTGGCGGCACCGTTCTGGGCGTCGCGCTCATGGGCGTGCTCTCGACCCTGATCGTCGGCGCCTGCTCGGGCCCGGCGCTGATCGCGGCGCTGGTGTTCATCGGCAGCACCGGCGACGCCTGGCTGGGTGGGCTGGCCCTGTTCACCCTGGCCAACGGCATGGGACTGCCGCTGCTGCTGATCGGCACGGCGGCCGGCCGCTGGCTGCCCAGGAGCGGGCCGTGGATGAACGTCGTCCGCGCGATCTTTGGGGTGGGCTTTCTGGCCGTGGCGCTGTGGACACTCGAGCGCTTCCTGCCCGGCACCGTCACCCTGGCGCTGTGGGGGCTGCTGCTGATTGGCTGCGGTGTCTGGCTGGGCGGACTCGAGCGCAGCGATGGCACCGCGGGCAACCGCCAGCGTGCGGCCCGCACGCTGGGACTGGCGGCATTGATCTGGGGGACGGTCAGCCTGATCGGTGCCGCCTCGGGCGGCGACAATGTCATGCGTCCACTGGCGGGCCTTGCCCTGTCCGGCGGCGCCAGCGAACAGTCGCAGGCCATGACGTTCCGCGACATCGACAGCGTCGATGATCTGGAATCGGCGCTGGCGGAGGCGCGCGCCGCCGACCGACCGGTCATGATCGACATCTACGCCGACTGGTGCGTCTACTGCGTCCAGCTCGAGGAGCGCACATTCACCGACCCCGCGGTCCAGGACGCGGTGGCCGACGCCGTGCGGCTGCGCGCCGATGTCACCGACATGGCGCCGCGCCATCGCCGGCTGATGGACCGCCTGGATGTCTATCTGCCGCCGGCGATCATCTTCTACGGCCCCGAGGGCAATGAACGCCGCGACGCACGGGTGGTGGGCTTTCTGCGCCCGCAACCGTTCATCGAGCGGGCGCGCAGCGGTCTTGCCGGGCTGAGCGGATGA
- a CDS encoding co-chaperone GroES, which produces MNLRPLHDRVVVKRLEEERTTPGGIVIPDTAAEKPIRGEVVAVGSGKRLDNGDVRPLDIKVGDKVLFGKFSGTEVKVGEEDVLVMREDDVMAVIEG; this is translated from the coding sequence ATGAATCTTCGCCCGCTACACGATCGCGTGGTCGTCAAACGTCTGGAAGAAGAGCGCACAACCCCCGGGGGGATCGTCATTCCCGATACCGCCGCTGAAAAGCCGATCCGCGGCGAAGTGGTCGCCGTCGGCAGCGGCAAGCGCCTCGACAATGGCGATGTCCGCCCGCTCGACATCAAGGTCGGCGACAAGGTGCTGTTCGGCAAGTTCTCCGGGACCGAGGTCAAGGTCGGTGAGGAAGACGTGCTCGTCATGCGCGAGGACGACGTCATGGCGGTGATCGAGGGCTGA
- the groL gene encoding chaperonin GroEL (60 kDa chaperone family; promotes refolding of misfolded polypeptides especially under stressful conditions; forms two stacked rings of heptamers to form a barrel-shaped 14mer; ends can be capped by GroES; misfolded proteins enter the barrel where they are refolded when GroES binds), giving the protein MAAKDVRFGDDARHRMVAGVNTLASAVKATLGPRGRNVVLDKSFGAPTVTKDGVSVAKEIELQDKFENMGAQMVKEVSSQTSDAAGDGTTTATVLAQGIVREGMKAVAAGMNPMDLKRGIDKGVEAAVKELHNLSKPCETDTAIAQVGAISANSDQEVGEIIADAMKKVGKEGVITVEEGSGLDNELDVVEGMQFDRGYLSPYFINNQQSMAAELEDPYILICDKKISNIRDLLPLLESVAKSSRPLLIIAEDIEGEALATLVVNSMRGIVKVAAVKAPGFGDRRKAMLQDIAVLTGGTVISEEVGLTLEKATLEDLGTAKKINVSKEETTVVNGGGRADEIKSRVDQIRAQIEDSTSDYDREKLQERVAKLAGGVAVIKVGAGSEIEMKEKKARVEDALHATRAAVEEGIVPGGGVALLRVLKGLEGLTGDNHDQDVGVGIVRRALQEPLRQIVYNCGEDSSVVVNNVQSGEGNYGYNAQTEVYGDMVEMGILDPTKVTRTALQNAASVSGLMITTEAMIADHPEEKDDGGGAGMDGMGGMGGMGGMM; this is encoded by the coding sequence ATGGCAGCTAAAGACGTACGTTTTGGTGATGATGCCCGCCATCGCATGGTCGCGGGTGTGAACACGCTGGCCAGCGCGGTCAAGGCAACCCTGGGGCCGCGCGGCCGCAACGTGGTGCTGGACAAGTCCTTCGGCGCCCCGACGGTGACCAAGGACGGTGTGTCCGTCGCCAAGGAGATCGAGCTTCAGGACAAGTTCGAGAACATGGGTGCCCAGATGGTCAAGGAAGTCTCCTCGCAGACCTCCGATGCCGCCGGTGACGGCACCACCACCGCCACCGTGCTGGCCCAGGGCATCGTCCGCGAGGGCATGAAGGCCGTCGCCGCGGGCATGAACCCGATGGACCTCAAGCGCGGCATCGACAAGGGCGTCGAGGCGGCGGTCAAGGAGCTTCATAACTTGTCGAAGCCCTGCGAGACCGACACCGCCATCGCCCAGGTCGGCGCCATCTCGGCCAACTCCGATCAGGAAGTCGGCGAGATCATTGCCGACGCCATGAAGAAGGTCGGCAAGGAAGGCGTCATCACCGTTGAAGAGGGCAGCGGCCTCGACAACGAGCTGGATGTCGTCGAAGGCATGCAGTTCGACCGCGGTTATCTCAGCCCCTACTTCATCAACAACCAGCAGAGCATGGCCGCCGAGCTCGAGGATCCCTACATCCTCATCTGCGACAAGAAGATCTCGAACATCCGTGATCTGCTGCCGCTGCTCGAGAGTGTGGCCAAGTCGAGCCGTCCGCTGCTGATCATCGCCGAGGACATCGAGGGCGAAGCGCTGGCCACGCTGGTGGTCAACAGCATGCGCGGCATCGTCAAGGTCGCTGCGGTCAAGGCCCCGGGCTTCGGTGACCGGCGCAAGGCCATGCTCCAGGACATCGCGGTCCTCACCGGCGGTACGGTGATCTCGGAAGAGGTCGGCCTGACCCTCGAGAAGGCCACCCTGGAAGACCTGGGCACCGCCAAGAAGATCAACGTCTCCAAGGAAGAGACCACCGTGGTCAACGGCGGCGGCCGTGCCGACGAGATCAAGTCCCGCGTCGACCAGATCCGCGCGCAGATCGAGGACTCCACCAGCGACTACGATCGCGAGAAGCTGCAGGAGCGGGTCGCCAAGCTCGCCGGCGGCGTCGCCGTGATCAAGGTCGGTGCCGGTTCCGAGATCGAGATGAAAGAGAAGAAGGCCCGCGTCGAAGACGCCCTGCACGCGACCCGTGCGGCCGTCGAAGAGGGCATCGTGCCCGGCGGTGGTGTGGCGCTTCTGCGCGTGCTCAAGGGCCTCGAGGGCCTGACCGGCGACAACCACGACCAGGACGTGGGCGTGGGCATCGTCCGTCGCGCCCTGCAGGAGCCGCTGCGCCAGATTGTTTACAACTGCGGCGAGGACTCCTCGGTGGTCGTGAACAACGTGCAGTCCGGTGAGGGCAACTACGGCTACAACGCCCAGACCGAGGTCTACGGTGACATGGTCGAGATGGGCATCCTCGACCCGACCAAGGTCACCCGCACGGCGCTGCAGAACGCCGCTTCGGTGTCCGGCCTCATGATCACCACCGAGGCCATGATCGCCGACCATCCTGAGGAAAAGGATGACGGCGGTGGCGCCGGCATGGACGGCATGGGTGGCATGGGCGGAATGGGCGGCATGATGTAA
- the glnE gene encoding bifunctional [glutamate--ammonia ligase]-adenylyl-L-tyrosine phosphorylase/[glutamate--ammonia-ligase] adenylyltransferase, whose protein sequence is MHTDTLPTALSAALDTLPEPLVAPVSTALERLPAEAVLPADDRILAELPRIWAMSDFAARVCVRDIGVLVDLCDSGDLQQAYPPGGFRDRLQARLAVVDDEAAFHQALRRFREREMLRIAWRDLAGRCELDEVLADLSELADVIIDEALAWLYPRLCAQIGTPRDSAGNAQQMIVLGMGKLGGRELNFSSDIDLIFAFPEPGFTDAANPRANEQFFLRLGRSLIAALDQQTPDGQCFRVDMRLRPYGDSGPLAMSVPAMELYFLEQGREWERYALIKARVVAGDQTSGQALLEMLSPFVYRRYLDYGALESLRSMKAMITREVRRRRLSDNVKLGRGGIREVEFIAQAFQLIRGGQEPSLRQRSLQPVLAYLCEQALIPEHAQQDLTDAYRYLRRIENRIQALHDRQAHDLPTDDVDRARLVLAMGAADWSGLRRELDGWRQRVQGHFDQVFVAPQQEDEAEVTEAPDFADIWHDAVDADVAREILAAAGYSDPASALTLLERFRDGARVRALSEQGRKRLDRLMPMLLAAIQGTDSPDASLNRLLTLLDGIVRRTAYLALLNEHPMAISQLVRLVGSSPWIARYLSAHPMLLDELLDPRSLYAPLSRDALAAEADNRMASADLDDLEQQMEILRQFKQTQVLRVAAADLAGAIPVMLVSDYLTDIAEVILKRVLHLAWRQVSQRYGEPLREDGEVADFGVIAYGKLGSLELGYGSDLDVVFLHDPVPAGSATTGDKPVEPAVFFSRLAQRFIHILNTLTPGGILYEVDTRLRPSGQSGLLTTSFDAFVEYQRGRAWTWEHQALVRARMVAGGESLRQRFSQLRREVLTRPRRRDELREEVRRMRERMRRELGSGRRDAFDIKQDRGGIADIEFMVQYGTLAGVQQYAGVLRYTDNIRLLDELERAGELTTEQARILADAYRHYRGLVHRLTLQEQSARVAAETVEESRTAVVGVWNALMESGSGTNAEESG, encoded by the coding sequence ATGCATACCGATACGCTGCCAACCGCGCTGAGTGCCGCGCTGGACACCCTGCCCGAGCCGCTGGTCGCGCCGGTTTCCACGGCGCTGGAAAGGCTCCCGGCGGAGGCCGTCCTTCCCGCCGACGATCGCATCCTTGCCGAACTGCCGCGCATCTGGGCGATGAGCGACTTTGCCGCCCGGGTCTGTGTGCGTGACATCGGCGTGCTGGTCGACCTGTGCGACAGCGGCGATCTGCAACAGGCCTATCCGCCCGGTGGGTTCCGGGACCGCCTGCAGGCACGGCTGGCGGTGGTGGATGATGAGGCCGCTTTCCATCAAGCGCTGCGACGCTTTCGCGAACGCGAAATGCTGCGCATCGCCTGGCGCGATCTGGCCGGGCGCTGTGAGCTGGACGAAGTGCTCGCGGACCTCTCTGAGCTGGCCGACGTCATCATCGACGAAGCGCTGGCGTGGCTCTACCCGCGGCTGTGCGCGCAGATCGGCACGCCCCGGGACAGCGCCGGCAATGCCCAGCAGATGATCGTGCTGGGCATGGGCAAACTGGGCGGGCGCGAGCTCAATTTCTCATCCGATATCGATCTGATCTTCGCCTTTCCCGAGCCGGGCTTTACCGATGCCGCCAACCCGCGGGCCAACGAGCAGTTCTTCCTGCGCCTCGGCCGCTCGCTGATTGCCGCCCTGGATCAGCAGACGCCGGATGGCCAGTGCTTTCGCGTGGACATGCGCCTGCGCCCCTACGGCGACAGCGGCCCGCTGGCGATGAGCGTGCCGGCCATGGAGCTCTACTTCCTCGAGCAGGGGCGGGAATGGGAGCGCTACGCGTTGATCAAGGCGCGGGTCGTCGCGGGGGATCAAACATCGGGACAGGCACTTCTCGAGATGCTCTCGCCATTCGTCTACCGGCGTTATCTGGACTATGGCGCGCTCGAGTCGCTGCGCTCGATGAAAGCCATGATCACCCGTGAGGTCCGGCGCCGGCGGCTGTCGGACAACGTCAAACTCGGCCGCGGCGGCATCCGCGAGGTGGAATTCATCGCCCAGGCGTTCCAGCTGATCCGGGGTGGGCAGGAGCCCTCGCTGCGCCAGCGCAGCCTGCAACCCGTGCTGGCCTATCTGTGCGAGCAGGCGCTCATCCCCGAGCATGCCCAGCAGGATCTGACCGATGCCTATCGCTACCTGCGGCGCATCGAAAACCGCATCCAGGCCCTGCATGACCGCCAGGCACACGATCTGCCCACCGATGACGTCGACCGCGCGCGGCTGGTGCTGGCCATGGGCGCGGCTGACTGGAGCGGACTGCGGCGCGAGCTCGATGGCTGGCGACAGCGGGTTCAGGGCCATTTCGATCAGGTCTTCGTGGCGCCGCAGCAGGAGGACGAAGCAGAAGTCACCGAAGCCCCCGATTTTGCCGATATCTGGCATGACGCGGTGGATGCCGACGTCGCGCGCGAGATCCTGGCGGCGGCCGGATACAGCGATCCCGCCAGTGCATTGACCCTGCTCGAGCGTTTCCGTGACGGCGCCCGCGTCCGCGCCCTGTCCGAGCAGGGGCGGAAACGCCTCGACCGGCTGATGCCCATGTTGCTGGCGGCGATCCAGGGCACCGACTCGCCCGACGCCTCGCTCAACCGCCTGTTGACCCTGCTCGATGGCATCGTCCGGCGCACCGCCTATCTGGCGCTGCTCAATGAGCATCCCATGGCGATCTCGCAGCTGGTGCGGCTGGTGGGCAGCAGCCCGTGGATCGCCCGGTATCTGTCCGCCCATCCCATGCTGCTGGACGAGCTGCTCGACCCGCGCAGCCTGTACGCCCCGCTGAGCCGGGATGCCCTGGCGGCCGAGGCGGATAACCGCATGGCGAGCGCCGATTTGGATGATCTCGAGCAGCAGATGGAGATCCTGCGGCAGTTCAAGCAGACACAGGTGCTGCGGGTGGCGGCCGCCGACCTTGCCGGCGCCATCCCCGTGATGCTGGTGAGCGACTACCTCACCGACATCGCCGAGGTGATCCTCAAGCGCGTGCTGCATCTGGCCTGGCGGCAGGTGAGCCAGCGCTATGGCGAGCCCCTGCGCGAGGACGGCGAAGTCGCCGATTTCGGGGTCATCGCCTACGGCAAGCTGGGTTCGCTGGAGCTGGGGTACGGCTCGGATCTGGATGTCGTGTTCCTGCATGATCCCGTGCCCGCGGGGTCGGCGACCACTGGCGACAAACCGGTGGAGCCGGCGGTGTTCTTCTCGCGCCTGGCCCAGCGCTTCATCCACATCCTCAATACGCTCACACCCGGCGGCATCCTCTACGAGGTCGACACCCGTCTGCGCCCCAGCGGCCAGTCGGGGCTGCTGACCACCAGCTTTGACGCCTTCGTCGAATACCAGCGCGGACGCGCCTGGACCTGGGAGCATCAGGCCCTGGTGCGGGCGCGCATGGTGGCCGGTGGCGAATCCCTGCGTCAGCGCTTCAGTCAGCTGCGCCGCGAGGTACTCACCCGCCCGCGTCGCCGGGACGAACTGCGTGAGGAGGTCCGCCGCATGCGCGAGCGAATGCGCCGCGAACTGGGCTCGGGACGCCGCGATGCGTTTGATATCAAGCAGGATCGCGGCGGTATCGCGGATATTGAATTCATGGTTCAATACGGCACATTGGCCGGGGTACAGCAATACGCCGGCGTGTTGCGCTATACCGATAATATCCGCCTGCTCGACGAGCTTGAACGGGCGGGCGAATTGACTACCGAACAGGCCCGCATTCTGGCCGACGCCTACCGTCACTATCGTGGCCTTGTGCATCGATTGACCCTTCAGGAGCAATCGGCGCGCGTTGCCGCGGAGACGGTGGAAGAATCGCGCACGGCGGTGGTCGGCGTGTGGAATGCACTGATGGAATCGGGATCAGGGACAAACGCTGAGGAGAGCGGCTGA
- a CDS encoding branched-chain amino acid transaminase, with protein MSMAEQDGWIWMDGEMVPWRDAQVHVLTHTLHYGMGVFEGIRAYNTQQGPAIFRLPEHIRRLFDSAKILGMTLPWDPETVRQACVSAVRENGLESGYIRPMAFLGAESMGLRADNLQTHLIVAAWSWGSYMGEENMERGIRVRTSSFTRHHVNIAMCRAKANGQYINSMMALQEAVACGYDEAMLLDPEGFVAEGSGENLFMVRDGVIHTPELHSALAGVTRDAIMTIAREAGYEVRERRITRDEVYVCDEAFFTGTAAEVTPIRELDNRIIGEGRRGPITTDVQSRFFAAVEGRSEAHNDWLTRVV; from the coding sequence ATGAGCATGGCCGAACAGGACGGCTGGATCTGGATGGACGGCGAGATGGTGCCCTGGCGTGACGCCCAGGTGCATGTCCTCACGCATACGCTGCACTACGGCATGGGCGTATTCGAAGGCATCCGCGCCTACAACACCCAGCAGGGCCCGGCGATTTTCCGGCTGCCGGAGCATATCCGCCGGCTGTTCGACTCGGCGAAGATCCTTGGCATGACCCTGCCCTGGGATCCCGAGACCGTCCGCCAGGCCTGCGTCAGTGCCGTGCGCGAGAACGGGCTCGAGAGTGGCTATATCCGGCCCATGGCCTTTCTGGGGGCCGAGAGCATGGGGCTGCGGGCCGATAACCTGCAGACCCATCTGATCGTGGCGGCCTGGAGCTGGGGCTCTTACATGGGTGAGGAAAACATGGAGCGCGGCATCCGCGTGCGCACCTCCTCGTTCACCCGCCATCACGTCAACATCGCCATGTGCCGGGCCAAGGCCAATGGTCAGTACATCAACTCCATGATGGCCCTGCAGGAAGCCGTCGCCTGCGGCTACGACGAGGCCATGCTGCTCGACCCCGAAGGGTTCGTCGCCGAAGGCTCGGGCGAGAACCTGTTCATGGTGCGCGACGGCGTGATCCACACCCCCGAGCTGCACTCGGCGTTGGCCGGCGTCACCCGCGATGCGATCATGACCATCGCCAGGGAAGCGGGCTATGAAGTACGCGAGCGTCGCATCACCCGCGACGAGGTCTATGTCTGCGACGAAGCGTTTTTCACCGGCACCGCTGCCGAAGTGACGCCGATCCGCGAGCTCGACAACCGCATCATTGGCGAAGGCCGGCGCGGGCCGATCACCACCGACGTCCAGAGCCGCTTTTTCGCCGCCGTCGAGGGACGCTCTGAGGCGCACAACGACTGGCTGACCCGCGTCGTCTGA
- a CDS encoding zinc-finger domain-containing protein has product MPDPQTHDRNDLIEPNSENRYEVTVDDLPLSCPMPGMYLWNSHPRVYLPIHKTGHAKCHYCGAEYFIRDFDPDDPALAEHHRRE; this is encoded by the coding sequence GTGCCCGATCCACAGACCCATGACCGCAATGACCTCATCGAGCCGAATAGCGAAAACCGCTACGAGGTAACGGTGGACGACCTCCCGCTGTCCTGCCCGATGCCCGGCATGTACCTGTGGAACAGCCACCCGCGGGTGTACCTGCCGATCCACAAGACCGGCCATGCCAAGTGTCACTACTGCGGTGCGGAATACTTCATCCGCGACTTCGACCCGGATGACCCGGCATTGGCCGAGCATCATCGCCGGGAGTGA
- a CDS encoding lysophospholipid acyltransferase family protein: protein MTNARLRGRARVVDAALRALSHLSLPALHRLGNAAAWLTERLGREEWHVARVNADLCFPDWSQDARRQLARSALRENARGLVELAAAWQWPVPRVLGLIESVEGAEVVDEALAEGRGLLVIAPHHGAWEVLQMWLAQRVRLNALYRPPRWKELEALLNRGRSRSGAVFWPARPSGIRALFKALKAGEAVGVLPDQSPPGEGVFAPFFGRPAKTMTLFGKLAERTNAPVVIGWAERLERGRGYRLHWRRVTEPVGDPDPEVAATALNREIERVVEARPAQYQWTYRRFSRRPAGWANPYE from the coding sequence GTGACGAACGCCCGCTTGCGGGGTCGGGCCAGGGTGGTGGATGCCGCCCTGCGCGCCCTGTCCCATCTATCCCTGCCCGCCCTGCACCGCCTCGGCAACGCCGCGGCCTGGCTGACCGAGCGCCTCGGCCGCGAAGAATGGCATGTCGCGCGGGTCAACGCCGATCTATGTTTCCCGGACTGGTCCCAAGACGCGCGCCGGCAGCTGGCGCGCTCGGCGCTGCGCGAGAACGCGCGGGGACTCGTGGAGCTGGCCGCCGCATGGCAATGGCCCGTCCCCCGGGTGCTGGGGCTGATCGAGTCGGTGGAGGGTGCCGAGGTCGTTGACGAAGCCCTTGCCGAGGGGCGGGGACTGCTCGTGATCGCTCCCCACCATGGCGCCTGGGAGGTGCTGCAGATGTGGCTTGCCCAGCGCGTGCGCCTGAACGCGCTGTACCGTCCGCCGCGCTGGAAAGAACTCGAGGCCCTGCTCAACCGAGGCCGCTCGCGCAGTGGCGCGGTGTTCTGGCCGGCCCGTCCCTCGGGTATCCGGGCATTGTTCAAGGCCCTGAAAGCGGGGGAAGCGGTGGGCGTACTGCCGGACCAGTCGCCACCGGGCGAAGGGGTGTTCGCGCCGTTTTTTGGCCGCCCGGCCAAGACCATGACATTGTTCGGCAAGCTCGCCGAGCGCACGAATGCGCCGGTGGTGATTGGCTGGGCGGAGCGCCTTGAGCGGGGACGCGGCTATCGGCTGCACTGGCGGCGGGTGACGGAGCCGGTGGGGGATCCTGACCCGGAAGTGGCGGCGACGGCGTTGAATCGGGAGATCGAGCGGGTGGTGGAAGCGCGGCCCGCGCAGTATCAGTGGACGTATCGGCGGTTTTCGCGGCGGCCGGCGGGCTGGGCGAATCCGTATGAGTGA
- a CDS encoding glycosyltransferase: protein MTDLSPNGRSFPPTAIVCLSPNHGGMEISSYSLASTFSKQSEDCLFIVRRGSWLEKVAQQLSLDHVAIDMRQHFSIRGIREIRKAFSEHRTRLVIYAGSSEMRTLRFCMNKNIERFVVRHGTPKSNKKRDLVHKMLWSKVTHHMAISESIRANVAGIFPVGERPIFVSYVSQEEKLKDLSLPREIDKGSGLSLAQIARIERVKGQFDALEVLNRLRKSGVNADLTFYGAGRDLSALEEEVKLKGLDRYVSFKGQIEAPYRCLRHHHVFLYPSHSEGFGNSFAEALSTGMHCICYNNTSLPEYRALGFDYKMVETGNVDGVAGRVLEIWENVIRPPLENREVAKRVFSEKEELTRIHRALYQQNL from the coding sequence ATGACTGATTTGAGCCCCAACGGTAGATCATTCCCGCCAACGGCTATTGTATGCCTGTCTCCCAATCATGGTGGTATGGAAATCAGTTCATACTCATTAGCGAGCACGTTCTCGAAACAGAGCGAAGACTGCCTGTTCATCGTCCGGCGAGGAAGCTGGCTGGAGAAAGTTGCGCAACAACTCTCGCTCGATCATGTTGCTATTGATATGCGCCAGCATTTTTCTATTCGCGGAATACGTGAAATAAGGAAGGCATTTTCTGAACATCGGACTCGCTTAGTCATATATGCTGGCTCCTCGGAAATGAGGACTCTGCGGTTCTGTATGAATAAGAACATTGAACGCTTTGTGGTGCGTCATGGCACACCGAAGAGTAACAAAAAGCGTGATCTGGTTCATAAAATGTTGTGGTCTAAAGTGACGCATCACATGGCAATCAGTGAGTCTATTAGGGCCAACGTCGCTGGGATATTTCCGGTTGGCGAGCGTCCCATATTTGTGAGCTATGTGAGTCAGGAAGAAAAACTGAAAGATCTCTCCTTGCCAAGGGAAATTGACAAGGGTAGCGGTTTAAGCCTTGCGCAGATTGCTAGAATCGAACGAGTAAAAGGCCAGTTCGACGCTTTAGAGGTTTTGAATAGACTTAGAAAATCGGGCGTCAATGCTGATCTGACGTTTTATGGCGCTGGTCGCGACCTCTCTGCGCTTGAGGAGGAGGTAAAGTTGAAAGGCCTGGATCGGTATGTGTCGTTTAAAGGACAAATAGAAGCGCCGTACCGGTGTCTGAGGCATCATCACGTTTTTTTATATCCATCTCATAGTGAAGGCTTTGGTAACTCTTTCGCAGAGGCTCTTAGCACTGGAATGCATTGCATCTGTTACAATAACACTAGTTTGCCTGAGTATAGGGCTCTCGGTTTTGATTATAAGATGGTTGAAACGGGCAATGTCGATGGTGTGGCTGGCCGGGTATTGGAGATCTGGGAAAACGTTATAAGGCCTCCTCTGGAGAATCGCGAGGTGGCGAAAAGGGTTTTCTCAGAAAAAGAAGAGTTAACCCGTATTCATCGAGCTCTTTACCAACAGAATTTGTGA